In Brienomyrus brachyistius isolate T26 chromosome 3, BBRACH_0.4, whole genome shotgun sequence, the following proteins share a genomic window:
- the tspan12 gene encoding LOW QUALITY PROTEIN: tetraspanin-12 (The sequence of the model RefSeq protein was modified relative to this genomic sequence to represent the inferred CDS: inserted 2 bases in 1 codon; deleted 4 bases in 3 codons): MAREDAVKCLRCLLYALNLLFWLMSVCVLGVAAWLRDYLNNVLTLTADTRLEEAAILTYSPVVHPVIIAVCCFLIIVAMVGYCGTLKDSLILLSWYFGSLLVIFCVELASGVWTYEEPPVQRSDMISLKSRMTNYGLPRYQWLTQAWNFFQTEFKCCGVIYFTDWLEMTEMEWPPDSCCARQFPGCARQAHHWDLSDLHQEGCGPKVYSFSAGTKQLQALRFLGVSIGVSQILAMTLTMALLWALYYHKRAPDPPDQGVAHWGDPTLAPPSQPEEPPKXQDPPRLAEAWGPAPGNGHAHFEMEEFS; the protein is encoded by the exons ATGGCTCGGGAGGACGCCGTGAAGTGCCTCCGCTGCCTGCTCTACGCTCTCAACTTACTCTTCTGG CTGatgtctgtatgtgtgctgGGAGTGGCAGCGTGGCTTAGGGATTACCTGAACAATGTGCTCACCTTGACAGCGGATACCAG gctGGAGGAAGCTGCGATTCTGACGTACTCTCCAGTGGTCCATCCGGTCATCATTGCCGTTTGCTGCTTTCTGATCATCGTGGCCATGGTGGGATACTGCGGGACGCTGAAAGACAGCCTGATCCTCCTGTCCTGG TACTTTGGGAGCCTGCTAGTGATCTTCTGTGTGGAGCTGGCCAGCGGAGTATGGACTTATGAAGAG CCCCCGGTCCAGCGGTCGGACATGATCAGCCTGAAGTCCCGGATGACCAACTATGGTCTACCGCGCTACCAGTGGCTGACCCAGGCATGGAACTTCTTCCAGACCGAG TTTAAGTGCTGCGGCGTCATCTACTTCACGGACTGGCTGGAGATGACCGAGATGGAGTGGCCGCCGGACTCGTGCTGTGCCAGGCAGTTCCCGGGCTGTGCCCGCCAAGCCCACCACTGggacctcagcgacctccatcAGGAG GGCTGCGGTCCGAAGGTCTACAGCTTC TCCGCCGGCACGAAGCAGCTGCAAGCTCTCCGCTTC CTGGGCGTGTCCATCGGCGTCTCCCAGATCCTGGCTATGACGCTGACCATGGCCCTGCTGTGGGCGCTCTAT TATCACAAACGGGCGCCCGACCCCCCAGATCAAGGCGTGGCCCACTGGGGAGACCCCACCCTGGCTCCGCCCTCCCAGCCGGAGGAGCCACCCAA GCAGGACCCCCCACGACTCGCGGAGGCCTGGGGCCCGGCACCGGGCAATGGCCACGCCCACTTTGAGATGGAGGAATTCTCTTAA